One part of the Candidatus Cloacimonadota bacterium genome encodes these proteins:
- a CDS encoding MTH938/NDUFAF3 family protein, translated as MYKSQEGPIQEFSWGRIIVNGKVHSQSTNGDITGAGKDIRIVAGKASEWKERSGHLLKANMVTGIFEENVEVLIIGNGVYGSLKCPESVKKFIRENGVGKLIIENSPDACNIYNEFYRRGEKVALLIHGTC; from the coding sequence ATGTACAAGTCACAGGAAGGACCTATCCAAGAATTTAGTTGGGGTAGAATTATTGTTAACGGAAAAGTGCACTCCCAATCCACCAATGGCGATATCACTGGTGCCGGAAAAGATATTCGGATAGTCGCCGGAAAAGCTAGCGAGTGGAAAGAAAGAAGCGGACACTTGCTCAAAGCGAATATGGTTACAGGTATTTTTGAGGAAAATGTTGAAGTTCTAATAATTGGGAATGGAGTTTACGGTTCTTTGAAATGTCCTGAATCAGTAAAAAAATTTATTAGAGAAAATGGAGTGGGAAAATTAATCATCGAAAATAGTCCGGATGCGTGCAATATATATAATGAATTTTATCGGCGAGGTGAAAAAGTTGCTTTGCTGATTCACGGGACTTGTTAA